The Vibrio cyclitrophicus sequence ATTCTCGCATCTCGAGCAACGTCTCTTTTACTGTCTTTGATTCTGTCGAGTTCTTCTAGCACTGTCATGGGGATAACGACATCGTGCTCTTGGAAAGAAAATATAGCGAAGGGTTCGTGAAGTAGGATATTGGTGTCTAAAACAAATAGCTTCCGGTTGGTCTCGCCCATAGCATCTCCTTGCCGACGTGCGGCTTGCTTTGCATTCATTGAACGTAGATAAAGCTCATATAAAGATTAGTAGCTCATTCTGGTGATAGTCAACTACTTACCTAAACTTCATCTAGAGGAATATCGACATATCGTTGTGAGTGAATATGGCGTGTTCATTTAAGAGCAGCAATCTGCTACCTATAGATTAACCATGATTTTTTGACAGTTTGATTGCATTGGCGAAAACAGAAAAAAAGTGTGAAATCATCGCCTTTAGGCGTGACCTAAATCACAGCATCGAGTAATATTAGCGACCTTTTTCTGCACCATTTTCTTGAGATATTTATTATCGAGAGCGCACTTAAAAAGTGGCTGCAAACTAGGCATTTTTGGCTATATTTTTAATGCAGGAGCGATAACGCTCTTGTTTAAATTGCAGTTCAAATGACCAAATTCCAACTATAAGATTGAGGTAGTCGATTCATGACATTTGCTTTGGGGCAACGCTGGATAAGCGATACGGAGAGCGATTTAGGTTTAGGTACCGTTGTAGCAATGGATGCTCGAACAGTGACACTAATGTTTGCAGCATCAGAAGAAAACCGTGTCTATGCACGTACTGATGCTCCCGTAACCCGAGTAACGTTTAATGTCGGCGACGTCATCGAGTGCCAAGAGGGTTGGTCTTTATCGGTTGAGCAAGTGATCGAAGATAAAGGCATTCTGACTTACATGGGTACTCGTGAAGATACTCAGGAAGCGGATGTGGCTCTACGAGAAATCTTCTTAAGTAACCAAATTCGTTTTAATAAACCGCAAGATAAATTGTATGCAGGTCAAATTGATCGCATGGATAACTTTGTCTTGCGTTACCGTGCTTTAAGCAACCAATATCAACAGCATAAAAGCCCAATGCGCGGCCTGTGTGGTATGCGTGCTGGCTTGATTCCTCATCAGTTGTACATTGCTCATGAAGTGGGTCGTCGTCACGCTCCGCGCGTTTTACTAGCTGATGAAGTTGGCCTAGGTAAAACCATTGAAGCAGGCATGATCATTCACCAACAGGTGTTGTCTGGCCGTGCTGAACGTATTCTGATTGTGGTGCCTGAAACTCTGCAACACCAATGGTTAGTAGAGATGATGCGCCGTTTCAATCTGCACTTCTCTATCTTTGACGAAGAGCGTTGTATTGAAGCCTTTGCAGAGTCAGATAACCCATTCGATACACAACAATATGTTCTGTGTTCTTTGGATTTCCTACGTAAGAGCCGCAAGCGCTACGAACAAGCCCTTGAAGGCGAGTGGGACTTGTTGGTTGTCGATGAAGCGCACCACCTTGAGTGGAGCCAAGATAAGCCAAGCCGTGAATATCAAGTGGTTGAAGGCCTCTCTGAAAACACCTCTGGCGTACTGCTACTGACAGCGACCCCTGAACAGCTTGGTCGTGAGAGCCACTTTGCGCGTCTGCGTCTGCTTGATCCTGATCGCTTCTACGATTACGAAGCATTCGTTGAAGAAGAAGACCAATATGCACCGGTTGCTGATGCGGTAACGGCATTGTTCTCCGGCGTGAAGCTTGAAAACAGCGCGAAGAACCAGATTACAGAGCTACTTTCTGAGCAAGATGTAGAGCCTTTGTTCCGCATCATTGAAGGTGATAGTAGCGAAGAAGAGCAAGCGTTAGCTCGTCAAGAATTGATTGATAACCTTATGGATCGCCATGGTACAGGTCGTGTTCTATTCAGAAACACACGTGCTGCAATCAAAGGCTTCCCTAAGCGTAATGTAAACCTGCTGCCGATGGAAATTCCAACGCAGTACACAACGTCGATGCGCGTATCTGGCATGATCGGCGGCAAGATGGCTCCTGAAGCTCGTGCGATGAAGATGCTGTACCCAGAAGAGATCTTCCAAGAGTTTGAAGGTGAAGACTCAAGCTGGTGGCAGTTCGATTCACGCGTTAACTGGTTGATTGAAAAGATCCAAGACAAGCGCAGCGAAAAGATCCTAGTGATCGCTTCGCGTGCGAGTACAGCTCTTCAATTAGAGCAAGCACTGCGTGAGCGTGAAGGCGTGCGTGCAACGGTATTCCACGAAGGCATGTCGATTCTAGAGCGAGATAAAGCTGCGGCTTACTTTGCTCAAGAAGAGGGCGGTGCTCAGGTGCTTATCTGTAGTGAAATCGGCTCTGAAGGTCGCAACTTCCAGTTCGCTAACCAACTTGTGATGTTCGATCTACCGTTCAACCCAGACTTGCTTGAGCAACGTATTGGTCGTTTGGACCGTATCGGTCAGCTTCGAGATATCGACATTCATGTTCCTTACCTAAAAGGTACATCACAAGCGATTCTAGCGCGTTGGTTCGATGAAGGTTTGAATGCGTTTGCAGAGACTTGCCCAACCGGTCGCACGGTTTACGATAAGTATTCTGATGTACTGATCGAGATGCTGGCTTCTGGTAACACAGAGCAATTGGATGAAGTGATTGAAGAGTCAGCGAAGCTAAACCAAAGCCTGAAATCAGATCTAGAAAAGGGCCGAGATCGCCTACTAGAAATGCATTCAAATGGCGGCGACAAAGCGCATGAGATTGCCGAAAAGATTGCGTCGACTGACGGCGATACTAACCTAGTAACGTTTGCACTGAGCCTGTTCGACACGATTGGTTTGAACCAAGACGACAAAGGTGAAAATGCACTGGTTGTAACACCGTCTGAGCACATGATGGTGCCAAGCTACCCTGGCTTACCTTATGAAGGTGCAACGATCACGTTTGACCGTGAAACAGCGCTTTCTCGTGAAGACATGAACTTCATTAGCTGGGAACACCCAATGATTCAGGGCGGTATTGATCTGCTACTGAGTGAAGGTGTTGGTGCATCAGCGGTATCGCTATTGAAAAACAAAGCGCTGCCAGTCGGTACAATTCTACTTGAGTTGGTTTACCTTGTGGATGCGCAAGCGCCGAAACGTAGCGGTATCAGCCAGTTCTTACCTAAGACGCCAATTCGTTTAATGATGGACGGCCGTGGTAATGACTTGTCAGCTCAGGTTGAGTTCGATAGCTTTAACCGTCAATTAAGCCCGGTAAACCGTCACTTAGCAAGCAAGCTAGTGAACTCGGTACAAGGTGAGATTCACAAGCTAATTGAAGCCGGTGAGACGCACGTGATTCCTAAAGTGGAAGAAGTGCGTGAACAGGCTCAACGAGACATGCAGACTAACCTGAACGGTGAATTAGAGCGTCTACAAGCGCTTAAAGCCGTGAACCCTAATATTCGTGATGAAGAGCTAGAGGTTATCGAAGCTCAAATCAATGAACTGACAGGTTATATCAGCAAAGCTCAAGTTCAATTAGATTCACTACGTTTGATTGTGGTTTCTCACAACTAGTTTTGAATTAGTAAATGCTTTAACAAAAGAAGGCCTTCATGATGAAGGCCTTCTTTTTATCTAGCGTTTGAAAGCTGTATCGGTTGTTGAGAGATGTTCTGGCAAAGGAATTACATTAACCATTTCCACCAAATAAATACGGCTAAGAAGCCAAATAGGTAAGCCAGACCTGCCACAGACAACCATTTTAGCTTAGTGCCAATCGCCAGCGCTTTTGGAAGCTTTGTTTTACTTACTAAGATGAAGTTAAGCAATGCGAAGAATGGCGTGGTCGCAAACGCTAGCACCATCGCAAAATCAAGCATTGGCATCAGTGCTGCACTGAAGAACATCACGATGGAAAGTGCTGCGAGAGAGACGATGACGATCCAACCCTGTAGCATTTTTGGGCTGCTTTCTTTTTTAAGCAATAGACGTTGTGACTCAGCAAGCACGCGTGAATAACCGTCGATAACGGTAATGGTGCTGCCAAAAATACAGAAGAAGGCGATCAGAGCGATTAATGGACGAGACCATTCACCAATTGTAGAAGCGTAGATACCGACCAATTGATGGGTGAAGCCAACACCAGAGCGAGACAGTTCAACACCAGTTCCGTGAAGTACCAGTGCACCTAAAGCAACGAATACCAGAGCAAGCAACGCTGTGCCAATGTAGCCTACATTGAAATCGAACAGTGCTGATTGAGCGGTCACCTCTTGTTTCTCTTTTTGGCTTTTTAGCCACATAGAGGTGATGCTTGAGATCTCGATAGGAGCTGGCATCCAACCCATGGTTACCACGATAAAGCCGATAGCAGCCAATGACCAAGGCGACGGTGGAACAAAAGCAGCATCAGGTTCGACTGGAGAGCCAATAGCAATCGCAACAGCAGCCAAGGTTGTGATGGTCAAGATCGCCATGATCGCTTTAGATAGTGTATCGAGAGCACGATAATGGCCAGCAAACAGAATGATCAAACAGGTCGCTAAAACGATCATGCACAATGTGCTGGTAGCCAAATCAAAAGGAATAAAGTAGCTAAGCAAGCTTGCACTGAATAACAGTAAGGCTGCGGTATTCACAACGGCCGAAATAGCACTCAAAATAGAAAAGATCACAAGGTAAGGACGACCTAAGTTAGAGTAACCTTCCACCAAGCTTTGACCCGTTCCCAATGTATATTGGATGCCGGCTTTAAAGAACGGGTACTTAAATAGGTTCACTAGGATAATAAGAGCGGCAAGTTGCCAGCCATATATCGCCCCAGCTTTAGTAGATGCAACTAAATGTGAACCTCCCACAGCAGCTGCAGCCATCATGATACCTGGGCCAAGAGACTTAATTAACGTTGATAGGGGAGCAGAGGTTTGTGCTTTTGTTGTTGTGGTTTTAACCGTACTTTCCATCATTTTTCCTTTGATGCTGACTTCTTATTTTCCGTTCCCCTATCAATACCATGTTTTGTAAGGTCGTCAACTTTTATGTACAAAAAAGACTTAAATTGTATTTTTTAATAAACAACTTGACCATAAATTATTATTTAACAGTAACTAGAGGCTAGAATGGCGTTAGAACATTACGCACCACCACGTGACCCCTGGATTGATATTGTTTATCAAGATGACGATATTCTTGTGGTGAATAAACCTGCTGGCTTACTTTCAGTTCCTGGGAGGTTACCAGAGCATTACGACAGTATGTGGAGTCGCCTAGTCGTGGATTTTTCAGATATTCAGGTGGTGCACCGCTTGGATATGTCGACATCAGGCTTGATGCTGTTGGCTAAGCATAAGCAGGCTGAGCGCTATCTGAAGAAGCAGTTTCAATATCGACTGACACACAAACTCTATTACGCGCGAGTATGGGGTCTCGTTGAAGAAAAAGAAGGCGTGATAGACCTTCCTCTTATTTGCGACTGGCCAAATCGCCCGAAGCAAAAAGTGTGTTTCGAGGATGGTAAATCATCTCAAACTCGCTATGTGGTTGAGCAAGAAGAGGCACAAACGACCTTATTGAAGCTACTGCCTATCACGGGACGATCTCATCAGTTGCGAGTGCATTGTATGGAGATGGGGAATCCAATTGTAGGTGATGAGTTTTATGCCACGCCAGATGCGTTTAATTATAGCGATAGGTTAGCTTTGCACGCGTGTGAACTCAGTTTTTATCACCCGGCCAATGACCAGTTATTCAAAGCCTTTGTCCCTTGTGACTTTTATCCTCAAGCACGACCGCAAATTGAACAGCACTTTGAAATTGCGCCAGAGCTTCCAGACTACAGTAAGCTAAAAGCTTAGAATGATTCAATTGATATAAACTCAAGGACGTACAATGCCGAAGTTTAAAGTGGTCTTTCTCGACAGAGCCACCATCCCATCTCAAATCCATTTAAAACCGCTCAGCTTTGAA is a genomic window containing:
- a CDS encoding RNA pseudouridine synthase encodes the protein MALEHYAPPRDPWIDIVYQDDDILVVNKPAGLLSVPGRLPEHYDSMWSRLVVDFSDIQVVHRLDMSTSGLMLLAKHKQAERYLKKQFQYRLTHKLYYARVWGLVEEKEGVIDLPLICDWPNRPKQKVCFEDGKSSQTRYVVEQEEAQTTLLKLLPITGRSHQLRVHCMEMGNPIVGDEFYATPDAFNYSDRLALHACELSFYHPANDQLFKAFVPCDFYPQARPQIEQHFEIAPELPDYSKLKA
- a CDS encoding divalent metal cation transporter gives rise to the protein MESTVKTTTTKAQTSAPLSTLIKSLGPGIMMAAAAVGGSHLVASTKAGAIYGWQLAALIILVNLFKYPFFKAGIQYTLGTGQSLVEGYSNLGRPYLVIFSILSAISAVVNTAALLLFSASLLSYFIPFDLATSTLCMIVLATCLIILFAGHYRALDTLSKAIMAILTITTLAAVAIAIGSPVEPDAAFVPPSPWSLAAIGFIVVTMGWMPAPIEISSITSMWLKSQKEKQEVTAQSALFDFNVGYIGTALLALVFVALGALVLHGTGVELSRSGVGFTHQLVGIYASTIGEWSRPLIALIAFFCIFGSTITVIDGYSRVLAESQRLLLKKESSPKMLQGWIVIVSLAALSIVMFFSAALMPMLDFAMVLAFATTPFFALLNFILVSKTKLPKALAIGTKLKWLSVAGLAYLFGFLAVFIWWKWLM
- the rapA gene encoding RNA polymerase-associated protein RapA, with amino-acid sequence MTFALGQRWISDTESDLGLGTVVAMDARTVTLMFAASEENRVYARTDAPVTRVTFNVGDVIECQEGWSLSVEQVIEDKGILTYMGTREDTQEADVALREIFLSNQIRFNKPQDKLYAGQIDRMDNFVLRYRALSNQYQQHKSPMRGLCGMRAGLIPHQLYIAHEVGRRHAPRVLLADEVGLGKTIEAGMIIHQQVLSGRAERILIVVPETLQHQWLVEMMRRFNLHFSIFDEERCIEAFAESDNPFDTQQYVLCSLDFLRKSRKRYEQALEGEWDLLVVDEAHHLEWSQDKPSREYQVVEGLSENTSGVLLLTATPEQLGRESHFARLRLLDPDRFYDYEAFVEEEDQYAPVADAVTALFSGVKLENSAKNQITELLSEQDVEPLFRIIEGDSSEEEQALARQELIDNLMDRHGTGRVLFRNTRAAIKGFPKRNVNLLPMEIPTQYTTSMRVSGMIGGKMAPEARAMKMLYPEEIFQEFEGEDSSWWQFDSRVNWLIEKIQDKRSEKILVIASRASTALQLEQALREREGVRATVFHEGMSILERDKAAAYFAQEEGGAQVLICSEIGSEGRNFQFANQLVMFDLPFNPDLLEQRIGRLDRIGQLRDIDIHVPYLKGTSQAILARWFDEGLNAFAETCPTGRTVYDKYSDVLIEMLASGNTEQLDEVIEESAKLNQSLKSDLEKGRDRLLEMHSNGGDKAHEIAEKIASTDGDTNLVTFALSLFDTIGLNQDDKGENALVVTPSEHMMVPSYPGLPYEGATITFDRETALSREDMNFISWEHPMIQGGIDLLLSEGVGASAVSLLKNKALPVGTILLELVYLVDAQAPKRSGISQFLPKTPIRLMMDGRGNDLSAQVEFDSFNRQLSPVNRHLASKLVNSVQGEIHKLIEAGETHVIPKVEEVREQAQRDMQTNLNGELERLQALKAVNPNIRDEELEVIEAQINELTGYISKAQVQLDSLRLIVVSHN